A genomic stretch from Xiphophorus maculatus strain JP 163 A chromosome 16, X_maculatus-5.0-male, whole genome shotgun sequence includes:
- the pex12 gene encoding peroxisome assembly protein 12, protein MAEAGAHLTSTVVNEQPSIFEVLAQESLMEAVRPALRHAVKVLAESNPSQFGFIWKRFDELYLLLDVVLQNHFLSQCSSSFSENFYGLKRVSGGRGLPARLGLHKSSHWRSLLLLCLVPYLRAKLEVMLARQREEEDFSIRLSQTRKQRLYRAAVAAYPYVSSAWRSWIFCQQLLFVFGVSRTHSPLLWLANVRLARLTTHDLRDAQQKTSCRPRPADGRLMQRAWWLMSRAAQGVAVSLSTSLSLGVFFLQFLEWWYSSENQSTVKTITSLPAPPPPLHLQEDVQEDEKNCPLCRKLWANSTVLSTSGFVFCYRCIYTYVKANHCCPLTGFPTELQHLIKIYESES, encoded by the exons ATGGCGGAGGCTGGAGCCCACCTGACCTCCACGGTTGTTAATGAGCAGCCATCCATCTTTGAAGTGCTGGCCCAGGAGTCTCTGATGGAGGCTGTCAGACCTGCTCTGAGACATGCAGTCAAG GTTCTGGCTGAATCCAACCCGTCCCAGTTTGGATTCATTTGGAAACGCTTCGATGAGCTCTACCTGCTGCTGGATGTCGTCCTGCAGAACCACTTCCTGTCCCAGTGCAGCTCCTCCTTCTCTGAGAACTTCTATGGACTCAAGAGGGTCTCAGGTGGGCGGGGCCTTCCTGCTCGCCTGGGCTTGCACAAGAGTTCTCATTGGCGGTCCCTGCTGCTCTTGTGCCTGGTGCCATACCTGCGGGCCAAGCTGGAGGTGATGCTGGCCcggcagagagaggaggaagacttCTCCATCAGGCTGTCACAGACCAGGAAGCAGAGGTTGTACCGAGCGGCGGTGGCAGCATACCCATATGTCAGCTCGGCCTGGAGGTCTTGGATCTTCTGCCAGcaattgctttttgttttcgGAGTCAGCAGAACACACAGTCCCCTGCTGTGGCTGGCCAATGTCAGACTGGCACGGCTCACCACACATGACCTCAGAGATGCACAGCAGAAAACCAGCTGCAGGCCCAGGCCGGCCGATGGGAG ACTGATGCAGAGAGCATGGTGGCTCATGTCTCGGGCAGCTCAGGGTGTGGCCGTCTCCCTCTCCACCTCCCTGTCTCTGGGCGTCTTCTTCCTGCAGTTCCTGGAGTGGTGGTATTCCTCGGAAAACCAGAGCACAGTTAAAACCATCACTTCCCTGCCTGCACCTCCTCCCCCGCTCCATCTGCAGGAGGATGTCCAGGAGGATGAGAAGAACTGCCCGCTGTGCCGAAAGCTCTGGGCCAACTCCACTGTGCTGTCCACATCTGGCTTTGTCTTCTGTTACCGCTGCATTTACACGTATGTGAAGGCTAACCACTGCTGCCCACTCACTGGATTCCCCACAGAACTGCAACACCTCATCAAGATCTATGAGTCCGAGAGCTAA